A genomic region of Vibrio ziniensis contains the following coding sequences:
- the nifK gene encoding nitrogenase molybdenum-iron protein subunit beta, which translates to MTQKVEDIKTGYALFQQPEYQELMANKRATFENAVDAKKVRETFEWTTTKEYQEINFARKHITIDPAKACQPLGSVLCSLGFEKTLPYVHGSQGCVAYFRSYFNRHFKEPIACVSDSMTEDAAVFGGQENMFDGLKNAYALYKPEVIAVSTTCMAEVIGDDLNAFINNAKHNQHIPADLPVPFAHTPSFVGSHVTGWDNMFEGILRYFTLSGMEGKVAGSNGKINIVPGFETYLGNYRVIRRMLDEMKVEYSFLCDPSEVLDTPADGEYRMYSGGTPVEEVKDAPNSKATFLLQPDQLVKTKKFIEGTWNQDVPALNIPMGLEWTDNFIMKVSEVTGKPIPESITKERGRLVDMMTDSHTWLHGVTVSLYGDPDYLLGMCKFLTELGCEIKHVLCNNGAKRWRKQMEAQLAETPYGQNAEVFMGKDLWHLRSLMFTDKPDLLIGNSYGKFIERDTKAKGPEFEVPLVRIGFPIFDRHHLHRQSTLGYEGAMTILTTLVNEVLAKLDRETSDLGKTDLGFDLVR; encoded by the coding sequence ATGACTCAAAAAGTTGAAGACATTAAAACTGGTTATGCGCTATTTCAGCAACCAGAGTATCAAGAGTTGATGGCTAACAAGCGCGCAACTTTTGAAAATGCCGTTGATGCTAAGAAGGTTCGCGAAACCTTTGAATGGACAACAACGAAAGAATACCAAGAGATTAACTTTGCCCGTAAGCACATTACGATTGACCCTGCGAAAGCGTGTCAGCCATTAGGCAGTGTTTTATGTTCTCTTGGTTTCGAAAAAACACTTCCTTACGTGCACGGTTCACAAGGTTGTGTGGCTTACTTCCGTTCTTATTTCAACCGCCACTTTAAAGAGCCAATTGCGTGTGTTTCTGACTCAATGACAGAAGACGCAGCGGTGTTTGGTGGTCAGGAGAACATGTTTGACGGACTTAAAAACGCCTACGCCTTGTACAAACCTGAAGTGATAGCAGTCTCTACCACGTGTATGGCGGAAGTTATCGGTGACGACTTAAATGCTTTCATCAATAACGCCAAACACAATCAACATATTCCAGCGGATTTACCGGTTCCATTTGCACACACACCTTCGTTTGTGGGTAGTCATGTTACTGGATGGGATAACATGTTCGAGGGCATTCTACGCTATTTCACTCTCAGTGGAATGGAAGGAAAAGTGGCTGGAAGCAATGGCAAAATTAACATTGTTCCGGGGTTCGAAACCTATCTTGGTAATTACCGCGTCATTCGTCGTATGTTGGACGAAATGAAGGTGGAATACTCTTTCCTTTGCGACCCATCAGAAGTATTGGATACCCCAGCAGACGGTGAATACCGTATGTATTCAGGCGGTACGCCAGTCGAAGAAGTTAAAGATGCACCGAATTCTAAAGCAACTTTCTTACTTCAACCTGATCAACTTGTGAAAACGAAGAAATTCATTGAAGGTACTTGGAATCAAGACGTGCCAGCACTCAACATCCCTATGGGATTGGAGTGGACAGATAATTTCATCATGAAAGTATCTGAAGTCACAGGCAAACCTATTCCTGAGTCAATCACCAAAGAGCGTGGTCGTCTTGTGGATATGATGACTGACTCTCACACTTGGCTGCACGGCGTGACAGTTTCACTGTACGGTGATCCTGATTACCTATTGGGTATGTGTAAGTTCCTAACCGAGCTTGGTTGCGAAATTAAGCATGTGCTTTGTAACAACGGTGCGAAGCGTTGGCGCAAACAAATGGAAGCTCAGCTTGCTGAAACGCCATATGGTCAAAACGCAGAAGTGTTCATGGGTAAAGACTTATGGCACTTACGTTCTCTGATGTTTACTGACAAACCGGATCTATTGATTGGTAACTCATACGGCAAGTTCATCGAACGTGATACCAAAGCGAAAGGTCCTGAGTTTGAAGTTCCATTGGTTCGTATCGGTTTCCCAATTTTCGACCGCCATCATCTTCATCGCCAGTCTACTCTCGGCTACGAGGGTGCAATGACCATCTTAACCACTTTGGTGAATGAGGTTCTGGCGAAGCTGGATCGTGAAACAAGCGACTTAGGCAAAACTGACCTTGGTTTTGACTTGGTTCGCTAG
- the nifT gene encoding putative nitrogen fixation protein NifT: MANVMIQYNENGALSLYLPKKDLEEVITYFEFDSDSKWGGEVRLANGAIYHIDPMATKPKLPITVKARRLQAA, encoded by the coding sequence ATGGCGAATGTAATGATTCAGTACAACGAAAATGGTGCACTTTCACTTTACTTACCAAAGAAAGACTTAGAAGAAGTGATCACTTACTTTGAGTTTGATAGCGACAGCAAATGGGGTGGCGAAGTGCGTTTAGCCAACGGGGCGATCTATCACATTGACCCAATGGCAACAAAACCTAAGTTGCCTATTACGGTAAAAGCCAGACGACTACAAGCAGCGTGA
- a CDS encoding NifB/NifX family molybdenum-iron cluster-binding protein, whose protein sequence is MMMDNTISDQAAIRIALASKSLPNIELRSLLGLLIQHLGEPLTETKLVGLSPKAFRLMVGSLGSGPTRKDVSNALHVLCNPEISDVSAPEVALQTPISGPKLRVALTSNQGEMVNGHYGSCLRVLIYEVNATEHQLVEVREMPTEKKGEERAIAMLDRIRDCHMLFTLSIGGPAAARVTRANIHPIKKTAPAEASAVLKELSQVIATNPPPWVKRILGFEKSAVEFAQLELEESYE, encoded by the coding sequence ATGATGATGGACAATACCATTTCCGACCAAGCGGCGATACGCATTGCTTTAGCGTCTAAGTCGTTGCCCAATATCGAACTGCGCTCGCTATTAGGGCTGTTGATTCAGCACCTTGGTGAGCCTCTGACCGAAACGAAGTTAGTCGGTTTGTCTCCGAAGGCTTTTCGTTTAATGGTTGGTTCATTAGGTTCAGGACCAACTCGCAAAGACGTTTCCAACGCTTTGCATGTGCTTTGTAATCCAGAAATCAGTGATGTTTCTGCGCCAGAAGTCGCTTTGCAAACGCCTATCTCTGGACCAAAACTGCGCGTGGCGTTGACGTCCAACCAAGGTGAGATGGTTAACGGGCACTACGGTTCGTGCTTGCGCGTTTTAATATATGAAGTCAATGCAACCGAGCATCAACTGGTTGAAGTGCGTGAAATGCCAACCGAGAAAAAAGGCGAGGAGCGAGCCATTGCAATGCTGGATAGAATCCGCGATTGCCATATGCTGTTTACGCTTTCGATTGGCGGGCCTGCCGCTGCTCGCGTTACGCGCGCTAATATCCATCCCATCAAGAAAACTGCGCCTGCAGAGGCTTCTGCCGTGTTGAAGGAACTCTCGCAAGTGATTGCAACCAATCCACCACCATGGGTGAAACGAATCCTTGGTTTCGAAAAGAGTGCCGTTGAGTTTGCGCAATTGGAGTTGGAGGAGAGCTATGAGTGA
- a CDS encoding DMT family transporter: MRLSDYTRLLALAAIWGASFLFMRITVPEFGAINSAFLRVFFGFAGLAVILLVLRCPIRFEGKFRACFVLGIINSGVPFMMYCIAAQWLPAGYSAVLNATTPLMGALIGFSFFAEKLTISKWAAVILGAVGITIITTFGEAESAQALIFGGLACLVATSCYAVSGFLTRQWINNQGGLDSKIVAFGSQIGATTFLLPLFLFTSTTDTSINWAQGEVWGCIIALGVICTACAYIVFFRLISDIGPLRAMTVTFLIPPFAILWGFVVLDEEISQGFILGSLIVAIAVWLIVRPVKQDAVKA; encoded by the coding sequence ATGCGGTTATCTGATTACACTCGACTATTGGCTCTCGCGGCAATTTGGGGTGCGAGTTTTCTGTTTATGCGTATAACGGTTCCAGAGTTTGGCGCGATTAACAGCGCATTTTTGCGCGTGTTTTTTGGCTTTGCCGGTTTGGCCGTGATTTTGTTGGTGCTCAGATGTCCGATTCGATTTGAAGGTAAATTCCGCGCGTGTTTTGTGCTTGGAATCATTAATTCTGGTGTGCCGTTCATGATGTATTGCATCGCGGCGCAATGGCTACCTGCCGGCTATTCTGCGGTACTCAATGCCACTACACCTTTAATGGGGGCGCTAATTGGATTCTCTTTTTTTGCCGAGAAACTGACTATCAGTAAGTGGGCGGCAGTCATTCTTGGCGCAGTGGGAATTACTATTATCACGACCTTTGGTGAGGCGGAATCGGCACAGGCGTTGATATTTGGCGGTCTTGCTTGTCTGGTTGCAACGAGTTGTTATGCGGTGTCTGGTTTTCTGACCCGTCAATGGATTAACAATCAAGGCGGTTTGGATTCTAAAATCGTTGCGTTTGGTAGCCAGATAGGAGCGACCACATTTCTGTTGCCATTGTTTCTTTTCACCAGCACCACTGATACCTCGATTAACTGGGCGCAGGGCGAAGTATGGGGCTGTATTATTGCTCTTGGAGTAATTTGCACGGCTTGTGCCTACATAGTGTTTTTCCGCTTAATCAGTGATATCGGGCCGCTCCGAGCAATGACAGTAACGTTTTTAATTCCGCCATTCGCCATCTTATGGGGATTCGTGGTGCTTGATGAAGAAATCAGCCAAGGGTTTATTTTAGGCTCACTGATAGTGGCAATAGCAGTATGGCTGATTGTCCGTCCGGTAAAGCAAGATGCTGTAAAAGCGTGA
- a CDS encoding DNA alkylation repair protein codes for MHPWNMSVKAVLEPLSDKENATQMRAYLRDQFQFYGVRSPQRRDALKPLFSKNQLPHIKDVPSVCRELWSLPQREFQLVAVDLLIKHRKALPALFLDEVEWLITTKSWWDTVDLLASHIVAAIFINYPEQTALVIERWRKADNMWLRRSAILYQLKFKQNTDVQLLFEIIKENQSDNEFFIQKATGWALRELSKTDPATVISFIKKQNIQGLAKREGLKIVNKTCQWLL; via the coding sequence ATGCACCCATGGAATATGTCAGTAAAAGCTGTTCTTGAACCATTAAGTGATAAAGAAAACGCAACACAAATGCGCGCCTACCTGCGCGACCAATTTCAGTTCTATGGAGTTCGTTCACCGCAGAGAAGAGATGCACTAAAGCCTCTATTTTCGAAAAATCAGTTGCCCCATATAAAAGATGTGCCGAGCGTTTGTCGAGAACTCTGGTCGCTTCCTCAAAGAGAGTTTCAACTGGTGGCTGTCGATTTGTTAATCAAACATAGGAAGGCGTTACCAGCGTTATTCTTGGATGAAGTTGAATGGTTAATTACAACCAAATCATGGTGGGATACCGTTGATTTGCTCGCTTCACATATTGTTGCAGCTATTTTTATTAATTACCCAGAACAAACGGCCTTGGTCATTGAGCGATGGCGTAAAGCTGACAATATGTGGTTGAGACGCTCGGCAATACTCTACCAACTGAAGTTCAAACAGAATACTGATGTCCAACTCTTGTTTGAAATAATCAAAGAAAATCAGTCTGATAACGAGTTCTTCATCCAAAAAGCAACAGGATGGGCTTTACGGGAACTATCTAAAACCGATCCTGCTACAGTCATCTCGTTTATTAAAAAACAAAATATACAAGGACTGGCAAAGCGTGAAGGATTGAAAATTGTGAATAAAACCTGCCAGTGGCTATTATAG